Sequence from the Geothermobacter hydrogeniphilus genome:
ATCGGACTCGGAGGCGCTGAGCAGTTCAACCTTCCAGCCGACCTTCTCGGCGTACCGGCTGTACATCCGGAACAGGTCGCCGGCAAACAGGGCCGCCTCATCACCGCCGGTCCCGGCGCGGATCTCGAGAATGACATTCTTCTCGTCATTGGGGTCACGCGGCAAGAGCAGCAGCTTCAGCCGTTCGGCCAGCGCGGACATTTCAGTCTCCAGCGCCGGGATTTCCTCCCGCGCCATCTCGCGCATCTCCGGATCACTGTCCCTGAGCAGTTCACGGTTGCCTTCAAGCTCTTCGCCGACCTTCTTGTAGCGGCCGTAGATGCTGACGATTTCTGACAGGTCGGCGTGTTCCCGACTCAGGGCCAGGTAACGTTGCCGATCGTTGACAACGGCGGGGTCGGCCAGCAGACCTTCGACCTCACGGAAACGGTCTTCGACTTCATCCAGTTTATGAAACATCGCGGGTCCGTATCCTGGCTTCAGAGGTTGGCGTATTCATCCCGCACCTCCCTGATGGCGCCGCAGGTCATCGATCCCTCCGGACAGGCGGCCTGCAGACAACCTGGACCCGCCGCGGCAAAGATCACCGGGGCAGCCCGCCGGACGAGGCGCAGCATCTCTTTGGCCATGGCGCGAATCTCCCACTGCGCCCGCCGACAGCAGCGCAAATGAAAAAAGTGATGCAGTTCGCGCGCGTTCATGGTCATCACCAGTTTGGTTTCAACGGCATTGGGCAGCACGAAACGCGCGTCCTCGGCCGGCACTCCGGCCTCAAGCAGGCGGGCATAGACTCGTCCGGCCTCGGACATGAAGGTTTCGAAAACTTTACGCAACTCGGGGCTGGCGGCAATCGAGTCGGGCAGCACCGCCGGAAAATTCTCGGCGCTGGACACATAACGCTGGCTCTGTTGAGAAAAGGAGGCGATTCGATGCCGCACCAGTTGGTGGGAACAGGCCCGGCTGATGCCTTCGATACCGAACGTGAACGAGGCATGTTCCAGCACCGAAAAGTGGCCGAGCTTGAGAATTTTTTTCAGCAGCAAAGCCTGATCCTCGGCCTCCTTGGCCAGCAACTGGTCGATATCGGCGGCCGAGTAGCAAAGGCGGGCGGCGGCGGCGCAGGCGCGCTCCGGATCGGGAGTATGGGTCAGCAGCTGTACACGCATGGAAGGAAGTACCCCGCGGCACTCCCGTCGGTCGGCAAGCGACACCAGCCGCCGACCGGCAGGCGATGCCCGCAAAGAGCGGACCCGAATCCCGCGGGCGGCATTCGGGCGGAAAAAAGAAGCGGCCCGGCGGGCCGCTTCCAGGCGTTACTTGTTCTGGCCGTATTTTTTTCGGAACCTTTCGATCCGCCCCGCGGTATCGATCAGTTTCTGCTTGCCGGTAAAGAACGGGTGGCAGGCCGAGCAGATTTCCGTGGTGATATCGCTGCCCTTGGTCGACCGGGTTTCAAAAGTGTTGCCGCAGTGACACTTGACGGTCACCGCCTCGTACTTGGGATGAATGCCTTCTTTCATGATCTGGACTCCTTGTGCCTGGCTTCTGTACAGGCGGATATTTACACCGTTCTCGGTGAACGGTACTAACTAGCATCTTTGCAGGTTTTTTGCAACCGGGAATCGACACCGGAAACCGGCTCGGCGACGCTGGAGAAAAAGACTCCGCAAACGAGCCGGGATGCCCCGCAGACGGACCGATCAGCGGGCTACTTGCCCATATTGTCAAGAAATTCCTGGTTGCTCTCCGCCTCGCCCAGCTTGTCGAGCAGGAAGTCCATGCTGTCGACCACGTTCATGCTCGACAGCACCTTGCGCAACAACCAGATGCGCTGCAGGGCGCCCTCCTCGACCAGCAGCTCCTCGCGGCGGGTGCCCGACTTGTTGATGTCGATGCAGGGAAAGGTCCGCTTGTCCATCAGCCGGCGATCGAGATGCAGCTCCATGTTGCCGGTGCCCTTGAACTCCTCGAAGATGACCTCGTCCATCTTGCTGCCGGTATCAACCAGGGCGGTGGCGATGATGGTCAGGCTACCGCCCTCCTCGATATTGCGCGCAGCGCCGAAGAAGCGTTTCGGCTTATGCAGGGCATTGGAATCGACCCCGCCGGAGAGGATCTTTCCGGACGGTGGCTGAACGGTATTGTAAGCCCGCGCCAGGCGGGTGATGGAGTCGAGCAGGATGACCACGTCGCGCTTGTGCTCAACCAGGCGGCGCGCCTTCTCGATGACCATCTCGGCGACCTGGACGTGGCGGGTGGCCGGTTCGTCGAAGGTCGAGGAAATGACCTCGCCGTTGACGCTGCGCTGCATGTCGGTCACCTCTTCCGGACGTTCATCAATCAGCAGCACGATCAGGTAGGTATCGGGATGGTTGGTGGTGATCGAATTGGCCATATTCTGCAGCAACATGGTCTTGCCGGTACGCGGCGGCGCGACGATCAGGCCCCGCTGGCCCATGCCGATCGGTGTCACCAGGTCGATCACCCGCGCCGGCATGTTGTCAGCGGTGGTTTCCAGAATCAGTCGGCGCTCCGGATAAAGCGGCGTCAGGTTGTCGAACAGAGTCTTGTCGCGGGCAACCTTGGGATCCTCGAAGTTGACCTCGGCAACCTTGAGCAGGGCAAAATAACGTTCCCCTTCCTTGGGCGGCCGGATCTGACCCGACACCGTATCACCAGTCTTCAGGTTGAAACGGCGGATCTGCGACGGCGAAACGTAAATATCATCCGGCCCCGGCAGGTAGTTGGCATCGGGAGCACGCAGAAAACCGAATCCATCGGGCAGGATTTCAAGCACTCCCTCACCATAGATGGCACCATTCTTCTGGGCGGTCGAGTTGAGGATGGCAAAGATCAGGTCCTGCTTGCGCATCCCCGAGGCCCCTTCGATCTTCAGGTCCTTGGCGATCGCGGAGAGATCACCAATCTTTTTCTCTTTCAGCTCTTTCAGATTCATCGAGACTCCTCGTAGCCACCGGCGACGGCATCGGGCGCCGATCCCCTGATGACAGGGGCGACGTACAGGTTGACGGCAGGTGCTTTTTTCCGGGCATACGGCCCTGTTGACATAGGTTAGATTATTTTGAAATCGGCTTTATTCTGGGAAAAATATAGGTCTTTATTATGGTGGGTGCGGCAGTCACCGTCG
This genomic interval carries:
- the rho gene encoding transcription termination factor Rho, whose translation is MNLKELKEKKIGDLSAIAKDLKIEGASGMRKQDLIFAILNSTAQKNGAIYGEGVLEILPDGFGFLRAPDANYLPGPDDIYVSPSQIRRFNLKTGDTVSGQIRPPKEGERYFALLKVAEVNFEDPKVARDKTLFDNLTPLYPERRLILETTADNMPARVIDLVTPIGMGQRGLIVAPPRTGKTMLLQNMANSITTNHPDTYLIVLLIDERPEEVTDMQRSVNGEVISSTFDEPATRHVQVAEMVIEKARRLVEHKRDVVILLDSITRLARAYNTVQPPSGKILSGGVDSNALHKPKRFFGAARNIEEGGSLTIIATALVDTGSKMDEVIFEEFKGTGNMELHLDRRLMDKRTFPCIDINKSGTRREELLVEEGALQRIWLLRKVLSSMNVVDSMDFLLDKLGEAESNQEFLDNMGK
- the rpmE gene encoding 50S ribosomal protein L31, whose translation is MKEGIHPKYEAVTVKCHCGNTFETRSTKGSDITTEICSACHPFFTGKQKLIDTAGRIERFRKKYGQNK
- the thyX gene encoding FAD-dependent thymidylate synthase, whose translation is MRVQLLTHTPDPERACAAAARLCYSAADIDQLLAKEAEDQALLLKKILKLGHFSVLEHASFTFGIEGISRACSHQLVRHRIASFSQQSQRYVSSAENFPAVLPDSIAASPELRKVFETFMSEAGRVYARLLEAGVPAEDARFVLPNAVETKLVMTMNARELHHFFHLRCCRRAQWEIRAMAKEMLRLVRRAAPVIFAAAGPGCLQAACPEGSMTCGAIREVRDEYANL